CTCTGTGGATAGTGAAAAACAAGATGCTCCTCCTCCAAAGCCACCAAGGACTCGAAGTTGCCTTGTAGAAGGGGATGCCAAGGAGAAAATACTACAGCCACCAGAACCTCACCTGGTGCCACCCATCTTGACACCTTCTCCCCCGTCAGCCTTTCCAACTGTTACTACGGTGTGGCAAGACAATGACAGATACCACCAAAAGCCAGTGCTGCACATGGTTTCATCAGAACAGCATTCAACAGACCTCAACAGGAATTGCAATAAATCAGACCTCACCGGGGGAAAATGAATCAGCTGTTGAACACATAGATAAAAATTAGAGCGAAATTTAAGTTTTGAGATCAAGAAAGTCCCTCTCCAAGAAGGACCCAAAAGTTTTGATGGGAACACACTCTTAAATAGGGGATATGCGATTAAAATTAAATCTGACTCTTCTGTAGTTGACAAAACCTCTAAGCCACAGGAGTTAAGTTCAGATGATGTAAAAGTTGATGATGTTTCTCAGGATTCTTGTGCAGACTGCAGTGCGGCACATTCAGACAGTGCTCCTGATTCTTCTGAAGAATCCCAGAactcacacacaccaccacagccAGACCGCTTGCCTCTTGATAAGACAGGACATGTCACATGGTCATTTCACGGACCTGAGAACGCCACGCCTGTATCCGACTCGTCTGAAGGCAAATCCCCAGATAACCATTCTCAAACTATAAAAACTGTGAGCTCAACACCCAACTCTGCAACAGAAGAGGAGACCCACAATCTTGTGATCTTGTGGATCACCACAATGGCTCCCCTCATTGTGGTGAGCGCCGCTCAGCTTTACCAATCCCCTTCACTCTGATGACTCAGACTCAGATGAAAGGAACTCTGATGGTGCTGTGACCAAGAACAAAACTAGCATTTCAACAGCAAGTGCTACGGTTTCTGTTGCCAGTAGCACTGAAACTGCTTCCACTAGGAAAGTGTTGCCAGTGTCCATTGCCAGACAGGAGGTGGCAGGAATGCTGCATTCAGGTGCTGAAAAAGACGCTGATGCAGGTGAGGAGTCGCCTCCCCCCTTGCCCAAGCGAACCTGAGTCCTTCCTGTTAGCAGACATACCTGTGAGATCTGAATGGCATGAACCTCCAGATCAGGAATGGTCTGAGCAAAGGGAAGCTGAAGGCTTGATAACTTCTGGAACTGAAAAACCTGATGCAGGAGGTATCCACACAGAGGCTTGTACAGAATGTCTACCTACTTTCAGTGACAAGAAAGATCAAATAACAGAAAGTCTAACAGAAGCCACAGATATTGGTTTTGGTAATCGCTGTGGAAAACCTAAAGGACCAAGAGACCCACCTTCAGAATGATTCAGGGAGCTAAAAGACGCTTTAAATTATACTGGAAAATTCAAGTGCCACCGAAAGCCAGATTTATAGTCTTCCATCTTTAAAATGTGGGACTAAGAGCAGTGTAGATTGTTACCTTAATATTTTCTGCTGGGACCATCTTCCTGCCTTATACTACACTTAGGAAAAAGTATTACCTATTGTTTATTTTGTAACTTCAAGTATTACTGCCTTAATGTCTCTTAACCCTGTTACAAGCTGCTTGTAGACCTGTTAATATAGTAATGCTTTTATGATAAATTGAGTTAAAGGACTACTCTTTTGCTATTTTATCATGTATGCATTATTTTGTATATGTAAAGGGCAAGTAGGTATATAATTTGATAAAGTTGAAGTCATAAAATATTATTAACAGAAGATGTAAGAATTTCTGCATGGTCTAAGTCTTTGTGTACCTTACTTGTAAATTATTTGCCCTGAAGTTTTAGAAAACAgtttctgaattttaaaactgcTGGAATCATGCAGCCAGCATTGCAGGTTATCAGAGATCAAAGATtgtaataataatacattttgtAAATTGTAagcaaaaagttatttttatattatatactgtCTAATTGTCCATCCTAATGGTTCTTGTTTTCATCTAGTCATGGAGATTCAGTAAGTGCCTTGGAACAATATTGAATTCTCTTAGCTCGTGTGTTACTTTAAAATTTGAATTCAACTGGGATTAGAAGACTATCAGTAAATGTATGTTTCAGGATATTTGACTTGCCATTAAAAGCAAACAGTtttacactgaaagaaaaatagggaacagagctaaacagagaactctctgtagaggaatatcaaatggcagagaaatacttaaagaaatgctcaacctcattagccattagggaaatgcaaatcaaaacgaccctgagatttcaccttacaccaaacagattagccaagatgaaaaactcattcatttttttaaaatatttatttattatttatacagtattctgcctgtatgtatgcctgtgggGCAGAAGACGGCACCctatcttattatagatggttgtgagccaccatgtggaattgaactcaggaccatttagGAAGAGTAGTTAGTGCTCTTACcctttaagccatctctccagctccccattcatgtttaaagtattggagagatcagggatacaaggcacatacctaaactcaatggagagaaacttaaatgattcccactgaaatcagggacaaggcaaggctgccaactctctttattttcttcaacattcttgaagtccttactagagcaataagacaactaaaggagatcaggggatacaaattggaaaggcagaagtcaaagtatcactatttgcagatgatttgatagcatacatgagtgaccccaaaaattctaccagggaactcctacagctgataaacaccttcaacaaagtggctggatacaaaattaactaaaaaaatcagtagccctcctgtatacaaaagacaaaagggctgagaatgaaattagggaaataatacccttcacaataaccacaaaagatatgaagtacattggtgtgactctaaccaagcgaGTCAAAGATTTGTATAAGCACATATTGTACATAAGCCCATGTGTTAAGTAAAGAATAGAATCTCTGGCAAAAGCTGTAAGCCATTGCTGTTTTCCTCTTGCTTAGGCTATGTGCTCAGAAGGGTTAAGCCTCAGAGCTCCCTTCAGCTTTTAACACTGGGACTCCTATTTACTTTAATGGAAATCACTTTTCAAGGCACCATGCAGAGATTTGAAACATAGGGTGAAAGGTCACCCTGCAACTCTAAGAATAATAAATTTGCAATTTGTACTTTCCTGACCTCTAGAAATATTTGGAGGTGTTTGAGgccaaagaaaacaaagcagtgCTTTGAAAGGGCTGGGGGAACTATCAATTGATCAATTTAAGAGGGATTATCTGATAATTGGGTAAATACATTGTTATTGATGTGTAGAAAGAGGAAGATGTGCCAAGAAAAAACTAATGCCCATTCTGAGATTTATCTGCTAATCCTTATAGGAGGCAGTTTACTGAGGACATGAGTAATTGCTCTGCTAACAGATTTATTCTTCTTTTAAGCCCATTTGGGGCTTAagtcctcccttttctctctgcagTTCAAAATGTGGCTTGAATCACTGCTTCCCACTGTGCTAGACTTTGCAATGCCTCCTGGTCACGGTCAGATTGCAACTTATTTGATTTAACATCTACCATGGTTGCTACAAACGCGTGTTCTGGCCAGATGTGCTTTGAGTGAACTTTCAGGAATTTGTTTTTGATTGAGTTACCTGACATtaattgtctctttttttttttgaagacatAATTTTGATTTGGGTTGTTTTAAAGTAGTATCCTATGGATACCTGGATGATCCCTAGACACGAAAACAGGAAACTATGCTTTTATTCCACTCTTTCCCTAGCTATTCTGTGACCTGGGTTTATCTCATTATGTTGTCTTACTGTCTGGCTTCTGATTTCCCATCTGTGATCCAAGGGAAATAAAGTTCATATTGTTTGCAGCTCTAGCAATTAGTGAAGGACAAAGTAATTGCTTTTCTGAATTGAACATTGAATATGACCTAATTAGCAGAAATTTTTatggtttttcatttattttcttctatatatcATCACATACTGTTCAAAATATGAGTTGATTGGTTTTAGAATTTGTATAGGAAAAATTACAAACAACAAGACAATTTTTTTCCTTatccaaaaattaaattaaaatttctggtaagtaaaaaactattttaaaatccCAACATATCCAATTCATTTATGGAAAAAACATTTTATCAACATAATTTTCAAAGCCAAATGCCTAAATGAGTATCTGTATAATCATCACCCATAATTTCTCAAATAACTTTCTGTTCAATTATGAAATTAAAGTTTCAACATTATAGCTGACTTCTCTGGAAACATCTTGGTAAACCTggtaatgctcaactaaaaacatgaaaatatttctcAATGACATATGTTatctaatatttaatattatctttgatatatttacatgataaattGAGATACAGATAATAGATAATAGACAAATGGCAGATGACTGCTAGAAAAACTATAGACAGATGATCTTAGATAAATGAGAGATTAAATAAATGAGAGATGAGActtagatgatagatagacagacagatagatgccTAGATAAACTGACAGACAATTGGGAAGCCTTAACCCGGAAGCCATCTTATTCCACAGGACAGATTTAATAGCATAAAGTAGATATTTTTTTAGGATCTATCTTATGTGTCAATAAGGATCTTGACGTGACTCATATTTACTTTTGGAAAATCAACTAAAAACAATCTGACATTTGTGAAATGCAGAATAGCAATCTGAGGCATCATTCAACAAGCACTCCAGAGTGTCCTGCTGGTGATCTGGGCTAGtcttcttaaaaattattatgcaaatttcatgatttctttgcttttatagctgagtattattccattatgtaaaggTACCATgacttctgtattcattcttcggttgagagacatctaggttgtttctggtttctggcaattacaaataatgctgctatgaacattgttgatcAAATGTTCTTgtagtatggtggagcatcttttgggtatatgaccaggagtggtatagctggattgtgAAGTAGAACTAATccctattttctgagaaaataccaGATAGATTCTCAGAGAAATTGCacgtttgcactcccaccagtaatggaggagtgttcctttttctccacatcctcaccagcatgcattatcacttgagtttttgttcttagccattatgactggtgtaagatggaatcatagattcattttgatttgcattttctgatggCTAGAGACATTGAGCCTTTCATTAGGTGTTTCTCAGCCACTCAAGTTTCCTCtcttgtgaattctcagtttagctctgcaccccattttttaattggattatttgatttgttgctatgGATGGAACCCatatgacacacatggtatgtatttacttatggGCAGATATTAGACctttagtacaggataaccatagaataatccacagacccaaagaacttAAGTGACAAGGAAAGCCCAAAAGAGGCTGCCAGAATGTACCtaagaagtggaaatagaatagacagcaaaaGTAGATGAACAGAGGAAACtgagcaggagatggaatggggagggataCAAAGGTCAGGATCAAATGTGGGAAGaacaggggtgggagggagagggctagtaacaagaaagaaaactgagtggggacatctctttgtcaagctggagggcTGCAACAAGctaggcttctgggaggacacatgtgtgactctagctgacacTCCTAACTGGGAGGTgggggcatgaagactgaagtgaccaccttctaGACAAACAGGACTACTGGAAGGAGAACAGGGAAGGGGGGGCTCCACTTATCTGAGGTCTTGTTCCTTTTGTCTTGCTCTGTACTCAACATCCTCTTTTCTGGATGGCTACTGTAGATTTTCAGTCTGATCCAGAATTTCACAAGATAGATGATGTGGAGTAAGGAACTTTGTGATATGAAATTGACATAGGACATATGCATTATTTGTGCTCATCAtcttaacaaaaatgaaaacatgtcttTTCAACTGTGAAGTATATTAGAAAATAATGCCTTTAATTATACTGATATACataccaaaagaaaacaacttaaaaaaaagaagtaaaagataATTGCATATAGAGGCATTTAGGAGTGTCTAATGCAGAGTCATGCCAGGGGCACCTATTGCTAAAAGATTCTTTAATCAGTAGGAAATACTTCTTATTCATTCCATATTAtataaaaagtcatttaaaacTTAATGGTAGTGTTTCAAGGAGGAGTTGGTTACCCCTTTGGTCTATTTGATAATTTTCCCAACAAGAACCATAAACTAACAAGAACACAATACCAGGCAAAAGTAATCTTCTTTAGAATGGTCAGTCACAGTAGTACAAGTGACTTCTAAAACAATATAAACTGTGTTTATTGTAGTTGGTTGCCTCTCCGAGGTTGAAGGTAAGCCCCTACTACTGAAGACACCAATCACTTAGTACAGAGGATTCAAATCATTTAAGATGGATCCAACCACAAAACCTCCTTCCCATTGTCTAGGTTTCATGGAACCAGACAATACTATGAAAGCTGCCTAGGAATGGAAACAATTAATATTTTAACCCATCTGTGACAtccatgaaccacaacaatgaccagcatgccATGATTCCATCTCCAAAGGTGTAGTAAGTGGCTTTTCCATGTTGGTGGCAACCAATAGCTGTCTAATTAAAGTTAAGGTTCATTCAATTGGAGAGAAACTATGCCTGGTAATAGAAACCTACCCAATTTCCCAGGACTAGTGGAGTCACGAATCTTAGATAAGAGTCTACTATTGCTATGTTGTTAGAACACCATAATCTCTAATTACATTCTAAATTTGTGTAGTTATCAGACCTCATCAATGAAGCATCTCTTTTCAAAAACTGAATACCAAAACCCCACAACTGTACACAATGCAGAGGACACAGAGCATGGATTATGGGGAGCCCAGTACAAATGTGTATATCTACATCACCATCCCATCAACTATGGTTCAGGGAACTGCAAGGGAGATAAGGattagaaagaatgtaagaactcGAATACCAGCAAGTGTGCTGTGAAACAGTCTTtcttagaaatggctgcataaatgAGATCTGAACAATGGCAGGATCACTACACATGCAAATGTGGAAGCAGGAATCTTACTCACAGAGTTATACACCAGGACAAGGAACTAAAGGCAACTGATGactactgagagagggagagttagCCTCTCCTAGGGATGAGTTCAGTACAAAATAGGCAGTCCTTAACTcatatacacaaacaacaaaaatggttatgtatttatgcatacatatgtgatcacacatacatgtacttgtgtgtgtgtgtgtgtgtgtgtgtgtgtgtgtaacaattatAATTGGGAAAGAAACTAGAATAGGAGAATTAAAACAGGAGcggtaggagagagagaaaaagaggatatataagaaagatatatatatatatataaaacaaacactaaaatGCAGTATGGAAAACAATTACTGTAGAAGCTCCTTAAAATAGATGCATCTATATAAGGAATTTAAATGAAGCCATCATAACATGGGAGAAAATGACACTAGATACCCTATATAACTAAGACCCCTACTTCCAGACACAAATTATACAATGTTGAATCATTGACCAGTGggatcctacacacacacacacacacatacacacacacacacacacacacacactaaataaagagaagatagatagatgatagataaatagatgataggtagatagatagatagatagatagatagatagatagatagatagataccaaaggctattgccaaggctatCTGTTACCCTCTACAAAGTGATAGTAAGGTCCTGTGGCTGAAGACAGAACTTATGTAACTGAACATGGAGAAACTGTACTCAACTAAAAGCTTCACCCATTCTGATTAGGCTTCATGGTACCAAAACATACTTTACATACTATCAGAGGAGTAATAATCACCCAGCTATAAATCCTGTGACCTAAAACAATGACTTGCCTGTGAGTTATGTTGGTACATTTATGGCAGAAATGTTATAGAAATATGCCAATTACTTTTTTAAGAATTGTATTTAAGGTCTATTCTAGAGATAAAACCCATACTTGATACTTGTAAAGTGACCAAGAACTTGTCATGGGCCTAGTGGAAAACCTACTACTGTTAGTCTACTAAGTAAACATAGCAATAACATGACTTGTAGTGATGCAGTGCTATCCCATATATCAGTACATCATTTAACCTTCATCAGAGAATCTTCTTCTCACAGCAGACTGTAATACACCAAAACCCACAGGTAGACTTTTTTGCAAAGAATGAGAGACTATGTAGTACTCAGTCCTAAATAAGGTGTATTTAACCAACCTTTTccttcaaggctcagggatctatgagGAAGATAGGGTACAAAGATTATAAGAGGTGGTAGATGACTATAGGGAAATAGTGTCTACCAGACACAAAAGGGTTAATAGGCATATAAACTCAGAGAGACTATGAGAGCATACATAAAATCTGCCCTAGTTCAAAAGAGACAGAATCCCAacactgagaagaaaaagtggacaCAAGGTTTTGTTCATTATCAACAAGCTATTTGTAATTGATACCTGCTGGGGAAAGGAAAATCACCTTTTTCCAGTGGATTGAGAAAGTTGATATTGGACATCCCAACCATATTCCAGACCATGGCCCATGCCCACATGTAGTTGACCAACACAAAAAGAACTCCATGTTTTTGTatggttttattttggtttggtttggtctttgtcttttttttaatcttattgatctttttttttctattgattttattttcatttttactcttaaaatgagagaaagaacaagaaattGAGACGGTAAGGATGTTCTAGGAGGATCTGGGGAGGggaatgaatataataaaaataggaTATATAAAAGatctaaaataagaaaataaaatttttagaagTCACTAACTATATGACACAGTTTTATATAATTGGCATACATTAAATCATTTGTGTATATTAATCTTAAAAAGGCATGAGACATGTTATACACAATTGTGAAACTCAGATTACGTTTGACATTCACTAACTCATGCTTTTAGAATGTTTTAAAGTTGAGGACTGTTTCATAAAGTAGGAAGTTTATCTCAAAGGGTCAATTTTCTTCCATTGATCAAAATAAAGATCCTTACCCAAAGGTTTTTATTTGTCTTATATTATTTCTACTTCTTCTAAGTGAAGCCTCTTGATTCATAGTGAACATGAGCCTTGTACTGCTCTCTCCCCGCTTCTTGTGAAGTCATGCTTGAGACTGACAATCATTTTTCAAATTACGTGAAAGCCAGATGTCTTACCTCCCTCCACTGACATTCAGTGACAGCCTCCAGCTAATAAACATGTCTAGGTTTAGATGACTCAATAGacgttttctttttgtctctcttttaCCCTGCA
This is a stretch of genomic DNA from Meriones unguiculatus strain TT.TT164.6M chromosome 1, Bangor_MerUng_6.1, whole genome shotgun sequence. It encodes these proteins:
- the LOC110541975 gene encoding LOW QUALITY PROTEIN: tyrosine-protein phosphatase non-receptor type 12-like (The sequence of the model RefSeq protein was modified relative to this genomic sequence to represent the inferred CDS: inserted 5 bases in 3 codons; deleted 4 bases in 2 codons; substituted 1 base at 1 genomic stop codon), producing the protein MEQVEILRRFIQRVQAMKSPDHNGEDNFARDFMRLRRLSTKYRTEKIYPTATGEKEENVKKNRYKDTLPFDHSRVKLTLKTPSQDSDYINANFIKGVYGPKAYVATQGPLANTVIDFWRVIWEYNVVIIVMACREFEMGRKKCERYWPLCGQDPITFAPFKISCENEQARTDYFIRTLLLEFQDESRRLYQFHYVNRPDHDVPSSFDSILDMISLMRKYQEHEDVPICIHCSAGCGRTGAICAIDYTWNLLKAEKIPEEFKVFNLIQEMRTQRHSAVQTKEQYELVHRTIAQLFEKQLQLYEIHGAQKITDGNDITTGNLVSSVDSEKQDAPPPKPPRTRSCLVEGDAKEKILQPPEPHLVPPILTPSPPSAFPTVTTVWQDNDRYHQKPVLHMVSSEQHSTDLNRNCNKSXTSPGENESAVEHIDXKLERNLSFEIKKVPLQEGPKSFDGNTLLNRGYAIKIKSDSSVVDKTSKPQELSSDDVKVDDVSQDSCADCSAAHSDSAPDSSEESQNSHTPPQPDRLPLDKTGHVTWSFHGPENATPVSDSSEGKSPDNHSQTIKTVSSTPNSATEEETHSCDLVDHHNGSPLWXAPLSFTNPLHSDDSDSDERNSDGAVTKNKTSISTASATVSVASSTETASTRKVLPVSIARQEVAGMLHSGAEKDADAGEESPPPLPKRXPESFLLADIPVRSEWHEPPDQEWSEQREAEGLITSGTEKPDAGGIHTEACTECLPTFSDKKDQITESLTEATDIGFGNRCGKPKGPRDPPSE